The nucleotide window TTCGAAATTTTCTTCCATAGTTACCTATTTTACAGGGTCATATCCACCTGGGTGGAAAGGGTGGCATTTTAATATCCTTTTTGCAGACATAACGCTGCCTCTAAAAGTTCCATACTTGTTAATTGCTTCGATTGAATACTCGGAACAGGTTGGAACGAATCTGCAGCTCTGTGGCAAGACCGGTGAGAGCAACACTTTGTAGCTTTTTATAAGTAAGATAATCGGACTTTTCATTTCAAACGGTTTTTAGCTTCTCAGTCAGGTCCGGCACTATCTCAGATGACTTTGCGGTAACGCATCGCTGCCTGGGAATCAGTATAATGTCATAGCCGTGTAACTTTGAGACTCCTTCTTCCTTTAAGACCAGACAAAGGGCTTGCCTCATTGCTTCCCTGAGCAGCCTCTTTGTCCTGTTTCTGACAACAGCGTTTCCTATCCTTTTACTTACGGCCAGACCTAATCTGATACTGTTCAGGTTATTTGGTAGGGCGTAGAGGATAGTGTGTTTCGATACAATTTTTCGTCCGGATCTGAAGACTTCCTGAAAATCCTTCTTTTTTCTCAGACGGTCAATTTTTTGCGGCCTTTTGCCCTTCTTCTCTTTACAACCTTCCGACCGCTTTTTGTTCTCATCTTTATGAGAAACCCGAGGGACCTTTTTCTTTTGATCCTGTGAGGACGATATGTTGTGTATGCTCCTCCCATCTGTTTTTCCCCTTGTTATTCTTTTTAGTTTGCGTATTAGTTTACGGATACGAAGTATAAAGTTTTAAAGGCACTTATGTCAAGAAAAAGATGCGGCAGGAATCATGAATTTCCTGAAGGTAGACGTTGCCCTACGGCAGGAGTTCCCTGAAATCTCCGACGGCAAGGAAGTTGCCATTATCTCCTGCCTCCTTATCCTTTGAGCTTGCCATTGTCTTCAGTACAATGTATCTGATACCAAACTCCCTGGCTGCCTCAAGGTTTTCCATAACGTCATCAATAAAAACCGTTTTTTCCCTGTCAAAACGCAGCATTTTTTCTGTCCTCCGCCAGAATTCGATGTCCTCCTTGGGACAACCAATTTCTGAAGAGGTAATGACCTTGTCAAAGTATCCGCCTATAGAGGTCTTTCGCAGCTTTATCTTAAGGGTCTTGTAGTGGGCGTTTGTAGCAAGTATGACCTCTTTGTTGGCACTTTTCAGCTCCCTGAGAAAATCCTCAACATGGGGATGTACCTCTATCAGGTGCCTTATCTGCTCTTTAAGCGCAGGGATGTCGAGGTCAAGTTCCCTTGACCAGAAATCAATATCCGTCCAGTTAAGCGTACCCTCGTGGACCTTGTACTTCTTTAACAATTCCTCTTTTGCCCTGCCAAAGGTGATGTTGTGTTTTTCTGCATATTTTTCAGGCACGAGGTGTTCCCAGAAATAGTCATCAAAATATCTGTCCAGGAGGGTGCCGTCCATGTCGAGCAGGACGTGCTTGACCTCGGACCAGAGTGCCTTTTTAAATCTTTTAATATCCATTATTATTTAACCCCTCAGGTAAAACCTCTTGATATAGGTCAATTCAGAAATCTTTTCCAGGATGGCTGAAATAACCTCCTTGTTTTTAAACGTTATGGATAGATGATAGGTCACTTCGTTTTTAGTCCTGTCCATCTCATAGTCTATATTTGCAATATCGGCACCGGCCTCCTTAATGACTTTAACAACATCTTCCTCCTTTGCTTTGGGCTCGGTAGTCAGGGTAAGGATTTTGTATGTCAGTCTCGGAACCTTTACCTCAACCCTCCTGAGAGTCCAGAGCGAGAAGAATGTAATAAGGAATGCAGTCAATGCCGGGACATAAAGACCGCTTCCTACTGCAAGCCCTATAACCGAGACAATCCACAGACAGGCTGCTGTTGTCAGTCCCTGGATGCTTAGCCCTGACTTGATTATAACCCCTGCACCAAGAAATCCGACCCCTGTAATGGCACCTGCTGCTATCCTTGCAGGGTCAATCCTGATTATCTCGGGGTTGAGTGTACTCATGCGATAGAAGTCATCGGAGACAATCATTATTAATACAGATGCGAGGCTCACAATAAGGTGGGTCCTGAAACCTGCAGGCCTGCCATGACTCTGGCGTTCAAATCCAATAATGCCGCCGAGCACGGCACCAAGCAGGAGTCTGAGGATAGTTTCTGTTGGATCAGTCATTGTCATAACGCTTCAGCTACGAACAAACACGGAGTCTCACTAATAAAAGAAACATCCGTTATACTGGTTTAATCTTCAGAAAACGCCTCTTCCCAACCTTTATTATGTATTCACCCTCGGGTAATCTCTCCTGGGGGTCAACAACACGACGGTCATTTATCCATACCCCGCCCTGCTTTATAAGCCTCATGGCCTCACCAGTGCTCTTGCAGAGACCTCCCTCTTTCAGCACCTGCGGCAGCCATATATCCTCATTGTTCCAGGTTACTGCCATTTCCGGGATATCATCCGGCAACTGTTTTTCCTTAAAAACCCTCTCAAACTCCTCCTGTGCCCTGAGGGCCGCATCCATGCCCCAGTAACGTCCTACCAACTCCAGCGCAAGGGCCTCCTTTGCCTTCTTTGGATGAACCGTGCCGTCTTTGATGCCCCTTTTCAGTGCTTCAAATTCTTCTATGCTTATATGGCTCAGTAATTCATAGTATTTGATCATTAATTCGTCTGTGATTGACAGCAGTTTGCCATACATCTCTTTCGGTGGTTCAGATATCCCTATGTAGTTGCCAAGGCTCTTTGACATTTTCTGAACACCGTCTGTGCCCTCCAGCAAAGGCATCATAATAACTACCTGCTCTTCCATGCCCGATTTTTTCTGAAAAGTCCGTCCCAGAAGGAGGTTGAACCGCTGGTCGGTCCCGCCCAATTCAATATCCGCCTTTAAAAACACGGAATCATATGCCTGAAACAGGGGATAATAAAACTCCAGAATGGTTATGTCCTGCTGAGACTCGAACCTCTTTTTAAAATCATCCCTTTCAAGCATCCTCGCCACTGTCTGCATTGCGCCGAGACGTACAATCTCCAGGGCGTTCATCTTTGAAAACCACTCGCTGTTGAATCTTATCTCTGTTCTTTCAGGGTCCAGGATTTTATATACCTGTTCCTTGTAGGTCTCTGCGTTTTTCAAGACCTCTTTTTCCGTTAAGGGTTTTCTTGTCTCGGACTTGCCTGAGGGGTCGCCGATCATCCCGGTAAAGTCCCCGATGAGGAATATCACCTCATGCCCCAATTCCTGCAACTGCCGCATCTTCTCAAGGAGCACCGTGTGACCAAGGTGTATGTCAGGGGCAGTAGGATCAAAGCCCGCCTTGATCCTCAGGGGTCTTCCCTCTCTCAGTTTCCTGAGGAGCTCTTCCTCCTTGATGATCTCTACAGTTCCTCTTTTGATTGTATTGATCTGTTTTTCCGGTGGAATCATGGTCGTTTATTATACTCCAAACGACGCATTTTTCAGAAGGGCTGTCTGTTAATCGGTCAGATAAGACGGATCAGTCAGATAGGACGGATAGCTGCCAACCTGTCAGGCCGGCATCAGACCCAGAAGTGAGGGTATCTGCGGTTTTTGTGTATGTTATTAACCAGGAGTGCAACAATTAACATGATAACCGCTCCAAGTCCAACGGGTACAATAGCATATAAATAACCCAGGCTGTGGATTTTGTTACTGCCTATTACTGCGATTAGTGAGGTTGCACCACCCGGTGGATGTAATGTCTTTGTGGCGTGCATAACGGCTATGGATGTGGCAACGGCCAGAGAGGATGCCAGCCACATTTGAGAAGGGAAAAGCTTGTAACAGGTAACCCCTATAATTGCCGAGATTATGTGTCCACCTATGAGGTTTCTTGGCTGAGCCAGCGGGCTTTTAATGGCACCGTATAGCAGAACTGCAGATGCTCCGAAAGAGCCTATCACCATTACAAGGTCAGTATCTTCAAGAATGTTGTAATTAGCGTAGGATA belongs to Nitrospirota bacterium and includes:
- a CDS encoding HPP family protein, with the protein product MKDTQIKYSYLSKMKGTTKSPPVVSLSEIAWSWIGAFLGIAAVSYANYNILEDTDLVMVIGSFGASAVLLYGAIKSPLAQPRNLIGGHIISAIIGVTCYKLFPSQMWLASSLAVATSIAVMHATKTLHPPGGATSLIAVIGSNKIHSLGYLYAIVPVGLGAVIMLIVALLVNNIHKNRRYPHFWV
- the tyrS gene encoding tyrosine--tRNA ligase codes for the protein MIPPEKQINTIKRGTVEIIKEEELLRKLREGRPLRIKAGFDPTAPDIHLGHTVLLEKMRQLQELGHEVIFLIGDFTGMIGDPSGKSETRKPLTEKEVLKNAETYKEQVYKILDPERTEIRFNSEWFSKMNALEIVRLGAMQTVARMLERDDFKKRFESQQDITILEFYYPLFQAYDSVFLKADIELGGTDQRFNLLLGRTFQKKSGMEEQVVIMMPLLEGTDGVQKMSKSLGNYIGISEPPKEMYGKLLSITDELMIKYYELLSHISIEEFEALKRGIKDGTVHPKKAKEALALELVGRYWGMDAALRAQEEFERVFKEKQLPDDIPEMAVTWNNEDIWLPQVLKEGGLCKSTGEAMRLIKQGGVWINDRRVVDPQERLPEGEYIIKVGKRRFLKIKPV
- a CDS encoding HAD-IA family hydrolase, whose amino-acid sequence is MDIKRFKKALWSEVKHVLLDMDGTLLDRYFDDYFWEHLVPEKYAEKHNITFGRAKEELLKKYKVHEGTLNWTDIDFWSRELDLDIPALKEQIRHLIEVHPHVEDFLRELKSANKEVILATNAHYKTLKIKLRKTSIGGYFDKVITSSEIGCPKEDIEFWRRTEKMLRFDREKTVFIDDVMENLEAAREFGIRYIVLKTMASSKDKEAGDNGNFLAVGDFRELLP
- the yidD gene encoding membrane protein insertion efficiency factor YidD, whose translation is MKSPIILLIKSYKVLLSPVLPQSCRFVPTCSEYSIEAINKYGTFRGSVMSAKRILKCHPFHPGGYDPVK
- a CDS encoding MgtC/SapB family protein — translated: MTDPTETILRLLLGAVLGGIIGFERQSHGRPAGFRTHLIVSLASVLIMIVSDDFYRMSTLNPEIIRIDPARIAAGAITGVGFLGAGVIIKSGLSIQGLTTAACLWIVSVIGLAVGSGLYVPALTAFLITFFSLWTLRRVEVKVPRLTYKILTLTTEPKAKEEDVVKVIKEAGADIANIDYEMDRTKNEVTYHLSITFKNKEVISAILEKISELTYIKRFYLRG
- the rpmH gene encoding 50S ribosomal protein L34, which gives rise to MGGAYTTYRPHRIKRKRSLGFLIKMRTKSGRKVVKRRRAKGRKKLTV